A region from the Bactrocera dorsalis isolate Fly_Bdor chromosome 1, ASM2337382v1, whole genome shotgun sequence genome encodes:
- the LOC105233750 gene encoding leucine-rich repeat and calponin homology domain-containing protein isoform X2, with protein MAATAAVYNRLHSTSGSIGGLSASMGSMAHSQLARSLERILEEAHLSGELILTNRKLKDFPKTGTKYNLTDTVMADLSRNRFCELPEEITTFSFLETLQLYHNTIRSIPESVKHLTSLTYLDLRSNQLAALPREICFLPLQVLLVSNNRLATLPDELGRMERLTDLDASYNQLSTLPARIGELRSLRSLSLRSNQLMYLPRELTCLTLESLDVSNNRIASLPLEIRQMTALVELNLENNPLTSPPASLCIRGLVHVFKFLETQAAKDEKGSRAGGNYDGYTTLRRAPRHAANGSVLESNRVPRYHHGAESGYSTCDGIDKRWSHDMPNVKTKLDSPARRTPTTPPPSLSSELMDASLTSSSSTIVDESISLSGTSPGGGIVVPMAVTAAVVKPLSATDSPTKRKVDMQVAASAQSAPVTPQHQNHTLQQQQQQQQHQHLNYAHSNSSNGSNNGSNGSSPDQDDAMMEHYQQIAGAQNGKNDEKSNKNLGNIQTYREYKEALKQQRNLEVSSVYKIKNNQKMLYDMSEASNALNSIVGNMSHHEELNGGGSDNGCNEMIRIVNGANNMPQPKSIMKNGGGGMGVGIGVGVVGSNGGLNMLNGMMNGVNGGGGVVVGDAGSDYCVVIPKKPVQKVTPSRNTELMSSLATSKQIQPVTANATVTTATAEELEKMLLLQQQQQQLSQQQQQVLNGDCMGYVKPNSPMKTLNGVGTGGGMVGVGILANNNKIPSIGGLKSPVSGTNKLGTAKTHRTVTWNHDIPAEKLSFTMRREFDRQREETELMTQLRSIIETRLKMTLPEDIASALTDGVILCHLANYVRPRSVASIHVPSPGVSKLTMARCRRNVDNFLEACRRIGVDEELICSCADIVPPSDDGSNNSNSNNNKNSINNNEPQQIQNMPNINEQNDNSQTLPNPSAVLKTVSALIALDYNPHHQNIRNLQQQYELKLKLQRQQEKLKQQQQQEEDEVQEANSAKCQEQQHKQAQTTTFDFQRRCVLTQDGRGGDGAFEHEYEHQLTATCTKEQMMQPTLHTLASLDNSTFNLSAKCHFDVTVLTNGHGVGGSGVRGGSVGVGVDETVNTKDFDSDDIDEGVGAEEEERDEFDASANGEHYGGQSHSKQKSQQQRSNNHNVVDFFRHAKLKTFQKIKFNLLSSSGATSCINYGHVNNSQCMLQTIVETESEVIGGGSGGGGTTDSDSKVNNNNSGGGGGGAYQLINEKPTFNEELKLKVESRAIDGAGNKYKLYDLATLQKKTPTVEVEEALPIVSKRIEFFEHSSAGKANSSTTSLNHSLNGSLNSSNKSKSSNTTTATTTAAAASSAATKSSNNSIFSIYRVVDVNDGKSVNSAKLLNNSNVAGGLATAEEAGTSYLLKHDSHVLTIILSCVFIVTFLLLNLICCAADVLEGKGAVQVAITVGELFRLHANGATGNGTGGGSVSSKSPTRATRATLSPSPVV; from the exons ATTTATCGCGTAATCGCTTTTGTGAGCTACCCGAGGAGATCACCACATTCTCATTTCTGGAGACGCTGCAGCTCTATCACAACACCATACGCAGCATTCCCGAATCGGTGAAGCATCTGACATCGTTGACGTATTTGGATTTGCGCAGCAATCAGCTGGCCGCGCTGCCGCGTGAGATCTGCTTTCTGCCGTTGCAAGTGCTGCTCGTGTCCAACAATCGTTTGGCTACGTTGCCCGATGAGTTGGGCCGCATGGAGCGTCTGACCGATTTGGATGCCTCGTACAATCAATTGTCGACGCTGCCGGCGCGCATTGGCGAGCTACGTTCGTTGCGTTCGCTATCGTTGCGCAGCAATCAGTTGATGTATTTACCGCGTG AATTGACATGTCTAACGCTGGAATCGTTGGATGTTAGCAATAATCGCATCGCTAGTCTACCTCTGGAGATACGCCAAATGACTGCGTTGGTCGAAttgaatttggaaaataatccgctTACGTCTCCACCTGCTAGT CTCTGCATACGCGGTCTCGTACATGTCTTTAAATTTCTCGAAACTCAAGCGGCCAAAGATGAGAAGGGCTCTCGTGCCGGTGGCAATTATGATGGCTACACCACATTGCGACGAGCGCCACGCCATGCGGCCAACGGCAGTGTGCTCGAATCGAATCGTGTGCCGCGCTATCATCATGGCGCTGAGTCCGGCTACAGCACCTGCGATGGCATTGACAAGCGTTGGTCACACGATATGCCAAACG TTAAAACCAAATTGGATTCACCGGCACGTAGAACGCCAACCACACCGCCTCCCTCATTGAGTTCGGAATTAATGGATGCCTCGCTGACATCTAGCTCAAGCACAATCGTTGACGAGTCAATATCGTTGAGTGGCACGAGTCCGGGTGGCGGCATAGTCGTTCCAATGGCGGTGACTGCCGCCGTTGTTAAGCCGCTAAGTGCAACGGATTCGCCAACGAAACGCAAAGTGGATATGCAAGTGGCGGCGTCTGCGCAATCAGCGCCTGTCACACCGCAGCATCAGAATCATAcgctgcaacaacagcagcaacaacaacagcaccagcATTTAAACTATGCGCATTCGAACTCGAGTAATGGGAGTAATAACGGGAGTAATGGCTCATCGCCCGACCAAGACGATGCCATGATGGAGCATTATCAACAGATTGCTGGCGCACAAAATGGCAAAAACGACGAGAAGTCCAACAAAAATTTGGGAAACATACAAACCTATCG TGAATACAAGGAGGCACTCAAGCAGCAACGAAATTTAGAAGTCTCCAGTgtttacaaaatcaaaaataaccaaaaaatgctGTACGACATGAGCGAGGCTTCGAATGCCTTGAATTCGATAGTGGGCAATATGTCACACCATGAGGAACTCAACGGTGGTGGTAGCGATAATGGCTGCAACGAAATGATACGAATTGTGAACGGTGCCAATAATATGCCACAACCGAAATCGATAATGAAGAATGGCGGTGGAGGTATGGGTGTTGGAATTGGTGTAGGTGTTGTTGGCAGCAATGGTGGACTAAATATGCTAAATGGCATGATGAATGGTGTtaatggtggtggtggtgttgttgttggtgacgCTGGCAGCGATTACTGTGTTGTAATACCAAAGAAACCGGTACAAAAGGTGACGCCGTCACGGAATACCGAATTAATGTCGTCGCTGGCGACGTCAAAGCAAATACAACCAGTCACAGCTAatgcaacagtaacaacagcaacagcagagGAGTTGGAAAAAATGCTGTTattacaacagcagcaacaacaactgtcacaacagcagcaacaagttCTGAACGGTGATTGCATGGGTTATGTGAAACCCAATAGTCCAATGAAAACGCTTAATGGTGTCGGCACCGGTGGTGGCATGGTCGGTGTTGGCATACTtgcgaataataataaaattcctTCAATCGGTGGTCTCAAATCGCCTGTGAGTGGCACAAATAAGTTGGGCACGGCGAAAACGCATCG CACTGTCACCTGGAATCATGACATACCTGCGGAGAAACTTAGCTTTACCATGCGTCGCGAATTCGATCGACAGCGTGAGGAAACTGAACTAATGACTCAACTACGGAGT ATCATTGAAACACGTCTCAAAATGACGCTACCCGAAGATATAGCATCCGCCTTAACTGATGGCGTTATTCTATGTCATTTAGCAAATTATGTGCGTCCACGCTCGGTTGCCAGCATACATGTGCCATCGCCTGGTGTC TCAAAATTGACAATGGCGCGCTGTCGCAGAAATGTCGATAATTTTCTGGAAGCTTGTCGCAGAATCGGCGTAGATGAG GAGTTGATTTGCTCCTGTGCAGACATTGTGCCCCCCTCCGACGACGgatccaacaacagcaacagcaataacaacaaaaattccaTAAATAACAATGAACCCCAACAAATCCAAAATATGCCAAATATAAATGAACAAAATGACAACTCACAAACGCTACCGAATCCATCGGCTGTTTTGAAAACGGTTTCGGCGTTAATCGCCTTGGATTACAATCCACATCATCAAAATATACgcaatttgcaacaacaatacgagCTGAAGTTGAAATTACAAAGGCAGCAGGAAAAATtgaagcaacagcaacaacaagaagagGATGAAGTGCAAGAAGCAAATAGCGCAAAATGCCAAGAACAACAACATAAGCAGGCGCAAACAACAACTTTCGATTTTCAACGTCGCTGCGTGTTGACACAGGATGGGCGCGGTGGCGATGGCGCCTTTGAGCACGAATATGAGCACCAACTCACTGCAACCTGCACCAAAGAACAGATGATGCAGCCCACCTTGCATACGCTTGCAAGCCTAGACAATTCCACATTTAATTTGAGTGCCAAGTGTCATTTCGATGTGACCGTGCTCACGAACGGACACGGTGTTGGTGGAAGTGGTGTTCGCGGCGGtagtgttggtgttggtgttgatgAAACAGTGAATACGAAAGATTTTGATAGTGACGATATTGATGAAGGCGTCGGTGCCGAAGAGGAGGAGCGTGATGAATTTGATGCTTCGGCCAACGGTGAACATTACGGTGGACAAAGTCACAGCAAACAAAAGTCGCAGCAGCAGCGCAGCAATAATCATAATGTTGTCGATTTTTTTCGTCATGCCAAGTTGAAAACATTTCAGAAGATTAAATTCAACTTACTCTCCTCGTCCGGCGCTACATCTTGCATCAACTATGGACACGTGAACAACAGTCAGTGCATGTTGCAAACCATTGTGGAAACGGAAAGTGAAGTAATTGGTGGCGGCAGTGGTGGCGGGGGTACTACGGATAGCGACAGtaaagtcaacaacaacaacagtggcgGTGGAGGGGGTGGCGCTTACCAGCTGATCAACGAGAAGCCAACATTCAACGAGGAGCTGAAACTGAAGGTGGAAAGCCGTGCCATAGACGGAGCGGGCAACAAATACAAACTGTATGATTTAGCAACGCTGCAAAAGAAAACACCTACTGTGGAGGTAGAAGAAGCGCTACCGATTGTCTCGAAACGTATCGAATTCTTCGAACACTCATCTGCTGGCAAAGCAAACTCAAGCACAACCTCATTAAATCATAGTCTAAATGGCAGCcttaacagcagcaacaaatcaaaatcctcaaacacaacaacagctacaacaactgCAGCAGCAGCATCGTCCGCAGCAACAAAATCCAGCAACAACAGCATTTTCAGCATCTATCGCGTGGTCGATGTGAACGATGGCAAATCGGTCAACAGCGCCAAACTCTTGAATAACAGTAATGTAGCTGGCGGTCTTGCAACAGCCGAGGAGGCAGGCACTTCTTACCTGTTGAAGCATGATTCGCATGTGCTTACAATTATACTATCGTGTGTCTTCATTGTAACATTTTTGCTGTTG AATCTCATCTGCTGCGCTGCCGATGTGCTAGAAGGCAAGGGAGCGGTGCAAGTAGCCATAACAGTTGGTGAACTCTTCCGTCTGCACGCTAACGGTGCCACAGGCAACGGCACAGGAGGCGGTAGCGTGTCGTCGAAGTCACCGACGCGGGCCACGCGCGCCACATTATCACCATCGCCGGTGGTCTAA
- the LOC105233750 gene encoding uncharacterized protein LOC105233750 isoform X1, whose amino-acid sequence MAATAAVYNRLHSTSGSIGGLSASMGSMAHSQLARSLERILEEAHLSGELILTNRKLKDFPKTGTKYNLTDTVMADLSRNRFCELPEEITTFSFLETLQLYHNTIRSIPESVKHLTSLTYLDLRSNQLAALPREICFLPLQVLLVSNNRLATLPDELGRMERLTDLDASYNQLSTLPARIGELRSLRSLSLRSNQLMYLPRELTCLTLESLDVSNNRIASLPLEIRQMTALVELNLENNPLTSPPASLCIRGLVHVFKFLETQAAKDEKGSRAGGNYDGYTTLRRAPRHAANGSVLESNRVPRYHHGAESGYSTCDGIDKRWSHDMPNVKTKLDSPARRTPTTPPPSLSSELMDASLTSSSSTIVDESISLSGTSPGGGIVVPMAVTAAVVKPLSATDSPTKRKVDMQVAASAQSAPVTPQHQNHTLQQQQQQQQHQHLNYAHSNSSNGSNNGSNGSSPDQDDAMMEHYQQIAGAQNGKNDEKSNKNLGNIQTYREYKEALKQQRNLEVSSVYKIKNNQKMLYDMSEASNALNSIVGNMSHHEELNGGGSDNGCNEMIRIVNGANNMPQPKSIMKNGGGGMGVGIGVGVVGSNGGLNMLNGMMNGVNGGGGVVVGDAGSDYCVVIPKKPVQKVTPSRNTELMSSLATSKQIQPVTANATVTTATAEELEKMLLLQQQQQQLSQQQQQVLNGDCMGYVKPNSPMKTLNGVGTGGGMVGVGILANNNKIPSIGGLKSPVSGTNKLGTAKTHRTVTWNHDIPAEKLSFTMRREFDRQREETELMTQLRSIIETRLKMTLPEDIASALTDGVILCHLANYVRPRSVASIHVPSPGVSKLTMARCRRNVDNFLEACRRIGVDEELICSCADIVPPSDDGSNNSNSNNNKNSINNNEPQQIQNMPNINEQNDNSQTLPNPSAVLKTVSALIALDYNPHHQNIRNLQQQYELKLKLQRQQEKLKQQQQQEEDEVQEANSAKCQEQQHKQAQTTTFDFQRRCVLTQDGRGGDGAFEHEYEHQLTATCTKEQMMQPTLHTLASLDNSTFNLSAKCHFDVTVLTNGHGVGGSGVRGGSVGVGVDETVNTKDFDSDDIDEGVGAEEEERDEFDASANGEHYGGQSHSKQKSQQQRSNNHNVVDFFRHAKLKTFQKIKFNLLSSSGATSCINYGHVNNSQCMLQTIVETESEVIGGGSGGGGTTDSDSKVNNNNSGGGGGGAYQLINEKPTFNEELKLKVESRAIDGAGNKYKLYDLATLQKKTPTVEVEEALPIVSKRIEFFEHSSAGKANSSTTSLNHSLNGSLNSSNKSKSSNTTTATTTAAAASSAATKSSNNSIFSIYRVVDVNDGKSVNSAKLLNNSNVAGGLATAEEAGTSYLLKHDSHVLTIILSCVFIVTFLLLVFFPLPG is encoded by the exons ATTTATCGCGTAATCGCTTTTGTGAGCTACCCGAGGAGATCACCACATTCTCATTTCTGGAGACGCTGCAGCTCTATCACAACACCATACGCAGCATTCCCGAATCGGTGAAGCATCTGACATCGTTGACGTATTTGGATTTGCGCAGCAATCAGCTGGCCGCGCTGCCGCGTGAGATCTGCTTTCTGCCGTTGCAAGTGCTGCTCGTGTCCAACAATCGTTTGGCTACGTTGCCCGATGAGTTGGGCCGCATGGAGCGTCTGACCGATTTGGATGCCTCGTACAATCAATTGTCGACGCTGCCGGCGCGCATTGGCGAGCTACGTTCGTTGCGTTCGCTATCGTTGCGCAGCAATCAGTTGATGTATTTACCGCGTG AATTGACATGTCTAACGCTGGAATCGTTGGATGTTAGCAATAATCGCATCGCTAGTCTACCTCTGGAGATACGCCAAATGACTGCGTTGGTCGAAttgaatttggaaaataatccgctTACGTCTCCACCTGCTAGT CTCTGCATACGCGGTCTCGTACATGTCTTTAAATTTCTCGAAACTCAAGCGGCCAAAGATGAGAAGGGCTCTCGTGCCGGTGGCAATTATGATGGCTACACCACATTGCGACGAGCGCCACGCCATGCGGCCAACGGCAGTGTGCTCGAATCGAATCGTGTGCCGCGCTATCATCATGGCGCTGAGTCCGGCTACAGCACCTGCGATGGCATTGACAAGCGTTGGTCACACGATATGCCAAACG TTAAAACCAAATTGGATTCACCGGCACGTAGAACGCCAACCACACCGCCTCCCTCATTGAGTTCGGAATTAATGGATGCCTCGCTGACATCTAGCTCAAGCACAATCGTTGACGAGTCAATATCGTTGAGTGGCACGAGTCCGGGTGGCGGCATAGTCGTTCCAATGGCGGTGACTGCCGCCGTTGTTAAGCCGCTAAGTGCAACGGATTCGCCAACGAAACGCAAAGTGGATATGCAAGTGGCGGCGTCTGCGCAATCAGCGCCTGTCACACCGCAGCATCAGAATCATAcgctgcaacaacagcagcaacaacaacagcaccagcATTTAAACTATGCGCATTCGAACTCGAGTAATGGGAGTAATAACGGGAGTAATGGCTCATCGCCCGACCAAGACGATGCCATGATGGAGCATTATCAACAGATTGCTGGCGCACAAAATGGCAAAAACGACGAGAAGTCCAACAAAAATTTGGGAAACATACAAACCTATCG TGAATACAAGGAGGCACTCAAGCAGCAACGAAATTTAGAAGTCTCCAGTgtttacaaaatcaaaaataaccaaaaaatgctGTACGACATGAGCGAGGCTTCGAATGCCTTGAATTCGATAGTGGGCAATATGTCACACCATGAGGAACTCAACGGTGGTGGTAGCGATAATGGCTGCAACGAAATGATACGAATTGTGAACGGTGCCAATAATATGCCACAACCGAAATCGATAATGAAGAATGGCGGTGGAGGTATGGGTGTTGGAATTGGTGTAGGTGTTGTTGGCAGCAATGGTGGACTAAATATGCTAAATGGCATGATGAATGGTGTtaatggtggtggtggtgttgttgttggtgacgCTGGCAGCGATTACTGTGTTGTAATACCAAAGAAACCGGTACAAAAGGTGACGCCGTCACGGAATACCGAATTAATGTCGTCGCTGGCGACGTCAAAGCAAATACAACCAGTCACAGCTAatgcaacagtaacaacagcaacagcagagGAGTTGGAAAAAATGCTGTTattacaacagcagcaacaacaactgtcacaacagcagcaacaagttCTGAACGGTGATTGCATGGGTTATGTGAAACCCAATAGTCCAATGAAAACGCTTAATGGTGTCGGCACCGGTGGTGGCATGGTCGGTGTTGGCATACTtgcgaataataataaaattcctTCAATCGGTGGTCTCAAATCGCCTGTGAGTGGCACAAATAAGTTGGGCACGGCGAAAACGCATCG CACTGTCACCTGGAATCATGACATACCTGCGGAGAAACTTAGCTTTACCATGCGTCGCGAATTCGATCGACAGCGTGAGGAAACTGAACTAATGACTCAACTACGGAGT ATCATTGAAACACGTCTCAAAATGACGCTACCCGAAGATATAGCATCCGCCTTAACTGATGGCGTTATTCTATGTCATTTAGCAAATTATGTGCGTCCACGCTCGGTTGCCAGCATACATGTGCCATCGCCTGGTGTC TCAAAATTGACAATGGCGCGCTGTCGCAGAAATGTCGATAATTTTCTGGAAGCTTGTCGCAGAATCGGCGTAGATGAG GAGTTGATTTGCTCCTGTGCAGACATTGTGCCCCCCTCCGACGACGgatccaacaacagcaacagcaataacaacaaaaattccaTAAATAACAATGAACCCCAACAAATCCAAAATATGCCAAATATAAATGAACAAAATGACAACTCACAAACGCTACCGAATCCATCGGCTGTTTTGAAAACGGTTTCGGCGTTAATCGCCTTGGATTACAATCCACATCATCAAAATATACgcaatttgcaacaacaatacgagCTGAAGTTGAAATTACAAAGGCAGCAGGAAAAATtgaagcaacagcaacaacaagaagagGATGAAGTGCAAGAAGCAAATAGCGCAAAATGCCAAGAACAACAACATAAGCAGGCGCAAACAACAACTTTCGATTTTCAACGTCGCTGCGTGTTGACACAGGATGGGCGCGGTGGCGATGGCGCCTTTGAGCACGAATATGAGCACCAACTCACTGCAACCTGCACCAAAGAACAGATGATGCAGCCCACCTTGCATACGCTTGCAAGCCTAGACAATTCCACATTTAATTTGAGTGCCAAGTGTCATTTCGATGTGACCGTGCTCACGAACGGACACGGTGTTGGTGGAAGTGGTGTTCGCGGCGGtagtgttggtgttggtgttgatgAAACAGTGAATACGAAAGATTTTGATAGTGACGATATTGATGAAGGCGTCGGTGCCGAAGAGGAGGAGCGTGATGAATTTGATGCTTCGGCCAACGGTGAACATTACGGTGGACAAAGTCACAGCAAACAAAAGTCGCAGCAGCAGCGCAGCAATAATCATAATGTTGTCGATTTTTTTCGTCATGCCAAGTTGAAAACATTTCAGAAGATTAAATTCAACTTACTCTCCTCGTCCGGCGCTACATCTTGCATCAACTATGGACACGTGAACAACAGTCAGTGCATGTTGCAAACCATTGTGGAAACGGAAAGTGAAGTAATTGGTGGCGGCAGTGGTGGCGGGGGTACTACGGATAGCGACAGtaaagtcaacaacaacaacagtggcgGTGGAGGGGGTGGCGCTTACCAGCTGATCAACGAGAAGCCAACATTCAACGAGGAGCTGAAACTGAAGGTGGAAAGCCGTGCCATAGACGGAGCGGGCAACAAATACAAACTGTATGATTTAGCAACGCTGCAAAAGAAAACACCTACTGTGGAGGTAGAAGAAGCGCTACCGATTGTCTCGAAACGTATCGAATTCTTCGAACACTCATCTGCTGGCAAAGCAAACTCAAGCACAACCTCATTAAATCATAGTCTAAATGGCAGCcttaacagcagcaacaaatcaaaatcctcaaacacaacaacagctacaacaactgCAGCAGCAGCATCGTCCGCAGCAACAAAATCCAGCAACAACAGCATTTTCAGCATCTATCGCGTGGTCGATGTGAACGATGGCAAATCGGTCAACAGCGCCAAACTCTTGAATAACAGTAATGTAGCTGGCGGTCTTGCAACAGCCGAGGAGGCAGGCACTTCTTACCTGTTGAAGCATGATTCGCATGTGCTTACAATTATACTATCGTGTGTCTTCATTGTAACATTTTTGCTGTTGGTCTTCTTTCCATTGCCCGGATAG